The Silene latifolia isolate original U9 population chromosome X, ASM4854445v1, whole genome shotgun sequence genome contains the following window.
GTGATACTCCTCCTGTTTTCTCTGAACTAGCTGAGTTCAATAACTGCCTTTTGGATTGTGGTCTTGATGATCTTCAAGGCACTGGTGCTGATTTTACTTGGTTCAATAAGCATGACATCTCCTCCAGGGTTTATTCTAAATTGGATCGGGTTATGGTGAATTCTGATTGGTTTCAGCATTACCCCCAAACTTCTGCTCAGTTTAAACCACCTGGAGTTTCTGATCATTGCCCTGCTATCCTGTCTTTTCATAATGATCCTCTCCCCAAAAAGCAATTCAAATTCTTGAACTGTTGGGCTACTCATCCTGACTTTCTTTCTATTGTTTCTGATGCTTGGAGCTGCAGGGTTCAGGGTAATCCTATGTTTAGATTAATGGAGAAACTAAAGAAGGTTAGACTTAGCCTAAAAAATTTACATAATGCTGAGTTTTCCAATATTGGTCAGAGGATTAAAGATAAAAAAGTGGAACTGGCCCAATGTTTTGAGGATCTTCAGAAGTTTCCTTTGTCTGAGGTCCATATTAACAAGGAAAAGTTGATCTCTGATGATTTCCTTAAGCTTAAGGAGGCTGAGACAAGTATCTTAATTCAGAAAGCTAAACTTCATGACATCAAGCACAATGATTTTTGTTCTGCTTATTTCTTTGCtaagataaaagagagagagaacaATGTCACATGATTGGTGCCATTCAGGATATAAATGGTGTTCTCTGCTATGGTCCTCAGGATGTTGGTGCTGCTTTTGTGGACTATTATAAGAAGCTTCTTGAAACTTCTGTCCAAACTCAGGCTATTGATCCTGCCATTATTTCTACAGGTTGTTGTGTGGAGAATCAGGATCTTGAGTTCTTAATTGCTCCCATTACTAGGGTGGAAATTAAGAATGCACTTTTTTCTATGGGATCTAATAAGAGTCCTGGATTGGATGGTTTCTCTGCTGGGTTTTTTAAAGCAGCCTGGTGTGTAGTTGAACATGACTTTTGCACTACTGTTGAAGATTTCTTCAGAAAAGGGTTTATGTCTAAGCAGGCAAATGTCACTATTCTCTCCTTGATTCATAAGAAGGCTACTGTGCAAACTATTAAGGACTTTAGGCCCATCTCCTGCTGCTCTATTATCTATAAAACCATCAGCAAAATTTTAACTAACAGACTCCAAACTATCTTACCCAAGCTGATTGGTGCTGAACAAGCAGCTTTTGTTAGAGATAGGAGCTTGTTTGAAAATATCATGCTTACTCAGGGTTGCTTAAAGGATATGACAGGAAGAATTTGACTCCCAGATGCATGCTAAAGGTTGATATCAGTAAAGCCTTTGATTCTTTATAGTGGGAGTTTATCCATAATATGCTAGAGTCTCTAAAATTCCCTGCTCTCTTCATAAAATGGATAATGGGATGTATAACTGGCTCGTGGTTTACTCTAAAGGTTAATGGTTCTAACTTTGGATTCTTCAAAGGCAAAAGTGGGGTTAGGCAAGGTGATCCTCTTTCACCTAGTCCTTTTGTTCTTAGTATGGAGATTTTGTCCAGATGCCTTAGAGTTATGAATAAGGAACATAATGTCTCCTATCATCCTAAATGTGTTAAGCTGAGCCTTAATCATCTGATCTTTGCTGATGATCTCCTGATCTTTACAAGAGGTGACTTGCCTTCTGTTCAAAAAGCTGCTGATGTTCTTCATCTATTCTCTACCTGGTCTGGTCTTGTTGCAAATTTTGAAAAAACTGAAGCTTATTTTGGAGGTGTCCCTAGTTGCTTGAAGCAGCAGATTCTTTCTGCCATTGGTCTAAATGAGGGGTCGTTCCCTTTTAGATATCTTGGTATGCCTGTCAATCATGCCAGATTGACTTGCAGCATGTATGAGGGtctctcccttaaaattactGATGTTTTGCATAAATGCTCCAATAAGTTTCTCTCTTATGGTGGCAAAATCCAAATTATCAACTCTATGATTTTTGGTTTGGGTAATTTCTGGAGTTGCAGCATCCTTCTTTCCAAGCATGTCTACCTTTTTATAAATAAAGCTTGCAGACAATTCCTCTGGGGTGCTGGCAGTTCCAGGAGAATGTCTTTTAAAAGTTGGTCTTCCATCTGTGTTCCATGGTCTGAGGGAGGTTTTCAGATTAAGGACATTTCTTCCTGGAATAAGGCAACCCTCCTGAAATGGCTCTGGCATATTGATAGAGGGACTGGTTCTATTTGGTGCAACTAGATTAGGAGTTATTTTCTTGTTGATACTCCCATCTGGTCCCTGTAAATTAAAGAGTTTCATCCTGAAAGTCTTCGCAGTATCCTCAAGGTTAGAGATATGTGTGCTGAGCAGCTGGGAGGTATTCACATGGTGCAGGGTCTGTTGCTTTCTTGTTCCAGTCCTCGTGGGCTTTGCATCAGTAAAGCTTATGAAGTCCTTAGACCTAAGCTTCCTCCTCTGCAATGCTATAAAGCTGTCAATTCTGGGTGTCTTCTACCAAGGCATAAGGTCGTTCTCATGTTAGCCATTCAGAGGAAACTTGCCACGACTGATCTGCTAATGGAGCGAGGTATACCTATTCCTAATAGATGCTCCCTTTGTAGGGAGGCTGCCGAGAGTTCTCGTCACTTGTTTTTCCAGTGTTCCTACTCTAAGGATCTACTCTTGCGTGTTACTTCTTGGTCTGGTATATCTTCTCATAGCTCTCAACTTAGGGGCATCTTAacctgggttcatcaaagtaagGTGTGCAGATGGAGGAAGCGATGGGCGTATGGTAGCATTGCAGCTACGGTTTATACTATTTGGGCTGAACGAAATCGCAGGATTTTTTGTGGCCTTGACAGGCCTATTAGTACTCTTTTGAGGGACATTCAGTTAGTAGTTAGTGCTGCACTAATTTTCAGGTCTCCTTTGATCAATCATGAGATCATTGAGTCTTCTATTAGTAGTAGTGTTCCTACTTTTCCCTTATAGAGGATATATGCTTTTGTAAGATCACTCATGTATCCTTTTTTGAATATATGAGAACTAcccttcttgcaaaaaaaaaaaaaaataataataataataataataatattattattattattattattattattattattattattattattattattattattattattagctagATTTTTATTGGAAATAATAGGTATACTTTTTGGCAAATTTGTAGAAGGATTATTAGGAAATAATAAAGGGATATCTTGCGTGGGAACAAAATCAGAATCTACTAAATGGAAGGCGGAATTTGAAAGAAGATTAAATCTCGACCCATGATTATTGTTTTGATTATTGCTAGTTTTGAAAATTTGGGTCATTGCCCCGACAGGAACCGAACATATGTCGACTTATCTTCGACACTGCTTTTGTTAGACCCTTCAACACCTTCATCAACCAAAGAAGGATCGCTGAGTAGTTGATCCTCAGTGAGAATTTCTGTATCAATCTTCGTCGATGGAATAGAGGTGGGACAATTTTCGACTAAATGACCTAGTCGGCCGCAATTGAAGCAAATCATATGAAGACCTTCGTACTGAATTCGATATGTTTTACCCTTTGATAGGCTATGTCtcacacctaacaaagataatttccctagatACAAATTAACGTAGTAATAGGgatcgaacacaaggaaacgggaattgcgctatgaaatgctatgaaaagatttctatcaagatcgattacgattggtttggtttggtttgttggttggtttgataattagaaaataaaatgatataacaatatatgattaaaggagtctaggggagtcaggtcacacatgcaattgtaGATATATAAAAACACGTTAAACTCGGAAATTATAAcattgttaattgtttaggcttaaagacacccacctcacgatattagtgtcaaccatagaccgggtcctagagaaactctcgtttatgactaggtcgtcctactacacatgcttagtctaatccgattctatgtctctcgacttatagaacaaattaacaaacttaatcaatgattatggccactaaacaaagattaatcgtgacgatacaaacatgtgatagaaacaattaaacaatattgtataaacctaatttatcattttatatatattggttattgcatggcttccctagtccctagactaaggaaatttagctactcatattgaaatGTAAACTACAAACTTTGATGTAAGAAATGCTAGACATGATTATagaaatgatataaactaaatgGTGAATCATAGAATGTAATAATAAATTATGTGATTAAAATACTAATGATAAAACTGTGataactaaaatagaaatgtaacCTAAATAAACTAGAATTTAGAATTACCGAAATAGAAATGGAACTTGAACTAGGAACTTGCAAGGAAGAACAAttgagaaccaaatgcttgaataaataagaaccaaatgtttaacaataaccaaatgcttaacaatattaaaactaGGATGAAAACTATAAGAGAATTTTGTGTGCTAAAGAATACAAGAAATATGAGAATGTATGACGAAAACTGGATGCTAATTAGTTCGGACCTAGCTCTCTATTTATAGGGAGCTAGGAATTGAAACGTATGCGCATAGAGCaaggtaaccccgatcggggtcgtggttttCTAGCTCGTTCTCCTCAATTCCTCTTGTTAATGCTTATGGAATCCAATGCTTAGCGATAAATGCCTTATTAAGCGTCCGATAATGATCTTTAATCTTGGTACCTAATGCACTCTAGCATCCTAAGCTTCCATCTTAGTTGGACTTCAAATCTTGGGATTGACTTTGCATAAGACTTAATTTTGCATTTCCCATTTAAATCGATATTTTCATGCATGCAAATCCATGTAGTAATTCAAGGTTGGTCCAATATTTGCTCCTcacttagccttgcttctagttcCTTGCACAAGTGATGGAATATGCTTGTAAAAGCTCAACTTCCTACAAAATTTGACAAAacatgcaaagacaactagaatacaatattagctcataaaatcacTAAGATAGTGCAtatgacatgtaaaatagagctaaatcaAGG
Protein-coding sequences here:
- the LOC141620255 gene encoding uncharacterized protein LOC141620255; the encoded protein is MCAEQLGGIHMVQGLLLSCSSPRGLCISKAYEVLRPKLPPLQCYKAVNSGCLLPRHKVVLMLAIQRKLATTDLLMERGIPIPNRCSLCREAAESSRHLFFQCSYSKDLLLRVTSWSGISSHSSQLRGILTWVHQSKVCRWRKRWAYGSIAATVYTIWAERNRRIFCGLDRPISTLLRDIQLVVSAALIFRSPLINHEIIESSISSSVPTFPL